From Natronincola ferrireducens, the proteins below share one genomic window:
- the pepV gene encoding dipeptidase PepV: MEKLKEIIDGYRQDIIEKTQEIVRIKSVEEEGKEGMPFGEGVDAALQYALRLSQEMGFTTKNLDGYVGYAEMGDGEETIGILGHLDVVPEGDGWTYPPYGGEIHDDKIYGRGTVDDKGPVITTLYAMKALKESGLPLQRKVRMIFGTNEETGMQDMEYYLSKEKNPDMAFTPDGDFPVIYGEKGIQVFSLRTVFEKKCKCTSDIAVKSIKGGTRPNVVPDFCRAVLKVNNTGKEKLENRLETFVEKTGYKLSLAFEGEDVIIKSEGVSAHGSTPEKGHNAISQLLAFLGELEDYQCGILRFIKIYNNKIGMEYNGESIGCGFEDDISGKLIFNVGIIDANEDFVDVTVNIRYPIKVTGKEVLEGIQQQLVGTNIDLILDEDSKPLYVPKEHKLIQSLMKVYREETGDNENQPITLGGGTYARTLENTVAFGPIFPGEEELAHQKDECISIENLMKITYIYGKAIYELAK, translated from the coding sequence ATGGAGAAATTAAAAGAGATTATTGATGGATATCGTCAAGACATCATTGAAAAAACACAGGAAATCGTAAGAATTAAAAGCGTTGAAGAAGAAGGCAAAGAGGGGATGCCCTTTGGAGAAGGTGTGGATGCTGCCCTTCAGTATGCCTTGAGGTTATCACAAGAAATGGGCTTCACCACCAAAAACCTAGATGGGTATGTTGGTTATGCTGAAATGGGGGATGGGGAGGAAACCATTGGTATCCTTGGCCACCTAGATGTGGTACCGGAGGGTGATGGTTGGACTTATCCTCCCTATGGTGGAGAAATCCATGATGATAAAATCTATGGTAGAGGCACCGTAGATGATAAGGGTCCTGTCATTACAACCCTTTACGCCATGAAGGCATTAAAGGAATCTGGCTTACCCCTCCAGAGGAAGGTCAGGATGATTTTTGGTACCAATGAGGAGACAGGGATGCAGGATATGGAATATTATCTATCTAAAGAAAAGAATCCTGATATGGCCTTTACCCCCGATGGGGATTTCCCTGTAATTTATGGAGAAAAGGGAATACAAGTTTTTTCTTTAAGGACAGTCTTTGAAAAAAAATGTAAATGCACCAGTGACATAGCTGTAAAAAGCATCAAGGGGGGCACACGCCCCAACGTGGTTCCAGACTTTTGTAGGGCAGTGCTAAAGGTAAACAATACTGGTAAAGAAAAGCTAGAGAATCGATTGGAGACCTTCGTAGAAAAGACTGGCTATAAATTGTCTTTAGCCTTTGAAGGAGAAGATGTTATCATCAAGTCTGAAGGTGTTTCCGCCCATGGCAGTACGCCTGAAAAGGGTCACAATGCCATTTCTCAACTGTTGGCATTTTTAGGGGAATTAGAGGACTATCAATGTGGTATTCTTCGTTTTATTAAAATATATAATAACAAGATTGGTATGGAATACAATGGTGAATCTATTGGCTGTGGCTTTGAAGATGACATTTCCGGCAAACTCATCTTTAATGTAGGTATTATTGATGCCAATGAAGATTTTGTTGATGTGACAGTAAATATCAGATACCCCATCAAGGTTACTGGCAAAGAAGTTTTAGAGGGTATTCAGCAACAGCTGGTAGGAACAAATATAGATTTAATCCTAGATGAAGACTCTAAACCCCTATATGTTCCTAAGGAACATAAGCTAATACAAAGCTTGATGAAGGTCTACAGAGAAGAAACAGGAGATAATGAAAATCAACCCATTACCCTAGGTGGAGGAACCTATGCTAGAACCTTAGAAAATACAGTGGCTTTTGGTCCGATATTCCCTGGAGAAGAAGAACTGGCCCATCAAAAAGATGAATGCATCTCTATAGAAAACCTCATGAAAATTACCTATATTTACGGTAAGGCTATTTATGAATTAGCTAAATAA
- a CDS encoding ABC-F family ATP-binding cassette domain-containing protein, whose translation MIVLSCNSLSKYFGVDLIIENITFSINKGEKVGLVGVNGAGKSTLFKILCQQLSYDGGELYIAKSTSIGYLEQNNILNPSKNVYDEVVEVFSHLIDMEKKLRELEYEISELGKNTDSSLDLENIMEQYASMLEEFNQKNGYGFRSEVRGVLRGLGFSEEEFHQPIFQLSGGQKTRISLAKLLLKKPDILMLDEPTNHLDIEAVEWLEGFLKDYSGTILMISHDRYFLDQLVNRIMEIENHRLESYKGNYTAFMKQKQVIREQQLKDYTEQQKEITRQKDVIRRLRQHGTEKLMNRAKSKEKQLAKVEELHRPQIHRDRAKIQFEAALKSGNDILTVEALSKSFEDIPLFQNVTFEIYRGERIGLIGPNGIGKSTLFKIILDKIQASSGTLRLGHNVHLGYYDQEQENLHPDKMAIDEIWDDHTSMDQTEIRTLLGAFLFKGEDVFKQVSTLSGGEKARLSLLKLILSKANLLLLDEPTNHLDIDSKEVLEDALLQYDGTIFVISHDRYFLNRVTTKIIDLRAEGVEVFLGNYAYYVEKKNQQLLDDDEESPLKTKTQLKEERRREKEERERLRQLSKAQEKIELEIMELEENLSELETLMCQEEIYSNPSKSKEIHQETLGLKDKINRLYEEWERKEV comes from the coding sequence ATGATCGTTTTATCTTGTAACAGCCTATCAAAGTATTTTGGTGTTGATTTAATTATAGAAAATATTACCTTTAGTATTAATAAAGGAGAAAAAGTGGGTTTAGTTGGTGTTAATGGTGCTGGTAAATCCACTCTTTTTAAGATTCTATGCCAACAATTATCCTATGATGGTGGTGAGCTTTATATAGCCAAATCCACAAGTATAGGTTATTTAGAACAAAATAATATTTTAAATCCCTCCAAAAACGTTTACGACGAAGTGGTGGAAGTATTTTCCCATTTAATTGACATGGAGAAAAAACTAAGGGAGCTGGAGTATGAAATTTCAGAACTTGGTAAGAATACCGATTCTTCTTTAGACTTAGAAAATATTATGGAACAATACGCATCTATGCTGGAGGAATTTAACCAAAAAAATGGTTATGGTTTCCGCAGCGAAGTGAGGGGAGTGTTAAGGGGGTTGGGCTTTTCTGAAGAAGAATTTCACCAGCCAATTTTTCAGCTGAGTGGTGGCCAGAAAACCCGTATTTCCCTTGCTAAGCTATTGTTAAAGAAACCTGATATTCTCATGCTGGATGAACCCACCAACCATTTGGATATAGAAGCTGTAGAGTGGTTGGAGGGATTTTTGAAGGATTATTCCGGCACAATTTTAATGATTTCCCATGACCGATACTTTCTTGACCAATTGGTAAATCGTATTATGGAGATTGAAAACCATCGACTTGAAAGCTACAAAGGAAACTATACCGCCTTTATGAAGCAAAAACAGGTGATTCGAGAGCAACAATTAAAGGATTATACTGAGCAGCAAAAAGAAATTACTAGACAAAAAGATGTTATCCGAAGACTTCGACAGCATGGTACAGAAAAGCTTATGAATCGTGCTAAAAGTAAGGAAAAACAATTGGCAAAGGTAGAAGAGCTCCATCGCCCTCAAATCCATCGAGACAGGGCAAAAATTCAATTTGAAGCAGCCCTAAAAAGTGGAAATGATATTTTAACTGTGGAGGCTTTAAGTAAATCCTTTGAAGATATTCCCCTGTTTCAAAATGTTACTTTTGAAATTTATCGTGGAGAAAGGATTGGATTAATCGGACCCAATGGCATTGGGAAGTCCACCCTCTTTAAGATTATTCTGGATAAAATTCAAGCCAGCAGTGGTACCCTCCGATTAGGCCATAATGTTCATTTAGGCTATTATGATCAAGAACAGGAAAATCTACATCCAGATAAAATGGCTATTGATGAAATTTGGGATGATCACACCTCCATGGATCAAACAGAGATCAGAACCCTTTTAGGGGCTTTTCTGTTTAAAGGTGAAGATGTTTTTAAACAGGTGTCTACTTTAAGTGGTGGGGAAAAAGCTAGACTTTCTCTCTTAAAATTGATTTTATCCAAAGCAAACCTTCTATTGCTGGATGAACCCACCAATCATTTGGATATTGACTCTAAGGAAGTTCTTGAGGATGCCCTGCTACAGTATGATGGTACAATTTTTGTTATCTCCCATGATCGTTATTTTTTAAATCGTGTAACAACAAAAATCATCGATTTAAGGGCTGAGGGTGTAGAAGTATTCCTAGGGAACTATGCTTATTATGTGGAAAAGAAAAATCAACAGCTTTTGGATGACGACGAAGAATCCCCCCTTAAGACAAAAACTCAATTAAAAGAGGAGCGTCGCAGGGAGAAGGAGGAACGGGAACGCCTTCGACAGCTCTCCAAAGCCCAGGAGAAAATAGAGTTAGAAATTATGGAGCTAGAGGAAAATTTATCAGAATTAGAAACCCTCATGTGTCAAGAGGAAATCTACTCTAACCCCAGTAAAAGCAAAGAAATTCATCAAGAAACCCTAGGGCTTAAGGATAAAATTAATAGGCTTTATGAAGAATGGGAAAGGAAGGAAGTATAG
- a CDS encoding redox-sensing transcriptional repressor Rex — MGKNHKDISMAVIRRLPKYHRYLKDLLDKEVYRISSKELSAMMGFTASQIRQDLNNFGGFGQQGYGYNVEELYGEIQKILGLMASYNTVIVGSGNLGQAIANYTNFQKYGFKLMALFDTNPKLIGMKIRDVPVFDIDELQGFIDEKQVDIGIICTPKEFAQDIADKLVKSGVSAIWNFAPIDLKVPEDIIIENVHLSDSLFILSYLLNNQE, encoded by the coding sequence ATGGGTAAGAATCATAAAGATATATCAATGGCGGTTATTCGGAGACTACCAAAATACCACAGATATTTAAAGGATCTGCTGGATAAGGAGGTCTACAGAATTTCCTCAAAGGAACTAAGTGCTATGATGGGATTTACAGCTTCTCAAATTCGTCAAGACTTAAATAACTTTGGCGGATTTGGTCAACAGGGGTATGGTTATAATGTGGAGGAACTGTATGGTGAAATTCAAAAAATTCTAGGATTAATGGCCTCCTATAATACTGTTATTGTAGGATCAGGGAATCTAGGGCAAGCTATTGCTAATTATACCAATTTCCAGAAGTATGGTTTTAAGCTAATGGCTTTATTTGATACGAATCCTAAGCTCATTGGTATGAAGATTCGTGATGTTCCCGTCTTTGACATTGACGAATTACAGGGATTTATAGACGAAAAACAAGTTGATATCGGAATTATCTGTACCCCTAAGGAGTTTGCACAGGATATAGCAGATAAGCTTGTGAAGTCAGGAGTATCAGCTATTTGGAATTTTGCCCCTATAGATCTTAAAGTTCCGGAGGATATTATTATTGAAAATGTACATTTAAGTGATAGTTTATTTATCCTATCCTATTTATTAAATAATCAAGAGTAA
- a CDS encoding acyl-CoA dehydrogenase, translated as MNFNLSKQQEMVRKVVREFVEKEVRPIAAEVDETERFPKENVEKMARYKMLGVSIPKAYGGAGGDDLSYAITVEELSKACGTTGVICSAHTSLACWPIYKFGTEDQKQKYLVPLAKGEKLGAFGLTEANAGTDAGSQQTTAVLDGEDYIINGTKIFITNGNQADIYVIFAMTDKSKGVKGISTFIIERNTPGFSIGKVEKKMGIKGSATTELVFENVRIPKENLLGKIGEGFKIAMQTLDGGRIGIAAQALGIAQGAIDETARYLKERQQFGRPIGQFQALQFNIADMVTKVEAARLLVYQAASAKAEGKKYSHLAAMAKLYASETAMEVTTKAVQMHGGYGYTKDYPVERMMRDAKITEIYEGTSEVQRMVIAANALK; from the coding sequence ATGAACTTTAATTTAAGTAAACAGCAGGAAATGGTAAGGAAGGTAGTAAGGGAGTTTGTAGAAAAAGAGGTTAGACCCATAGCAGCTGAGGTGGATGAGACGGAAAGGTTTCCCAAAGAAAACGTTGAAAAAATGGCGAGGTACAAAATGCTAGGTGTGAGTATTCCTAAGGCCTACGGTGGAGCTGGAGGAGATGATTTGAGTTATGCCATCACAGTAGAGGAATTATCAAAGGCCTGTGGAACTACTGGGGTTATTTGTTCAGCCCACACATCCTTGGCGTGCTGGCCTATTTATAAGTTTGGTACTGAAGATCAAAAACAAAAGTATCTAGTACCCTTAGCAAAGGGAGAAAAGCTTGGGGCCTTTGGATTGACAGAGGCAAATGCTGGCACAGATGCAGGATCTCAACAAACGACAGCGGTTTTAGATGGAGAGGACTACATTATAAATGGAACAAAAATTTTTATAACCAATGGTAACCAAGCAGATATTTATGTAATATTTGCTATGACAGATAAGTCTAAAGGAGTAAAGGGAATTTCTACCTTTATTATTGAAAGAAATACCCCTGGCTTTAGTATCGGTAAAGTAGAGAAAAAAATGGGTATTAAGGGCTCGGCTACTACTGAATTGGTTTTTGAAAATGTTAGAATACCCAAAGAAAATCTTCTAGGAAAAATAGGGGAGGGCTTTAAAATTGCTATGCAAACCCTAGATGGCGGAAGAATTGGTATAGCTGCTCAGGCCCTAGGCATTGCCCAAGGAGCCATAGATGAAACAGCAAGATACTTAAAGGAAAGACAGCAGTTTGGAAGACCTATTGGTCAGTTCCAAGCCCTCCAATTCAATATCGCTGACATGGTTACAAAGGTAGAGGCGGCTAGGCTATTGGTTTATCAAGCTGCATCAGCTAAAGCTGAGGGAAAGAAATATAGTCACTTAGCAGCTATGGCAAAGCTTTATGCATCTGAAACTGCTATGGAGGTAACGACAAAGGCTGTACAGATGCATGGAGGCTATGGCTATACCAAGGATTATCCTGTAGAAAGAATGATGAGGGATGCAAAGATTACAGAAATCTATGAGGGAACTTCTGAAGTACAGAGAATGGTTATTGCAGCCAATGCATTGAAGTAA
- a CDS encoding electron transfer flavoprotein subunit beta/FixA family protein yields MKIIVCAKQVPDTTEVRIDPVKGTLIRDGVPSILNPDDKNALEEALKIKEKQPDATVTILSMGPPQAEDALREALAMGADRAILLSDREFAGADTWATSATLAAAIKKIGDYDLIFCGRQAIDGDTAQVGPQIAERLDLPQVTYVEKLTIHRDKLEVHRALEDGYEIIEMKLPALLTAVKELNEPRYPSIEGIFDAYGEKQVEVWRAKDLQVDPNHIGLKGSPTQVKKSFTPEAKGKGEMLKGNGKDVVIQLLMNLKKKHII; encoded by the coding sequence ATGAAAATCATCGTTTGTGCAAAGCAAGTGCCAGATACAACAGAAGTAAGAATTGATCCAGTGAAGGGTACATTAATTCGGGATGGTGTGCCTAGCATATTGAATCCTGATGACAAAAATGCCTTAGAAGAGGCTTTAAAGATAAAGGAAAAGCAACCGGATGCAACAGTTACAATATTATCCATGGGGCCGCCACAAGCGGAGGATGCCTTAAGGGAAGCATTGGCTATGGGGGCAGATAGGGCTATACTGTTAAGTGATAGAGAATTTGCAGGGGCTGATACATGGGCTACCTCTGCTACTCTGGCAGCTGCCATTAAAAAAATTGGAGATTACGATTTGATTTTCTGTGGGAGACAAGCAATAGATGGAGATACAGCTCAAGTGGGGCCACAAATTGCTGAGAGATTAGATTTACCCCAGGTTACCTACGTAGAAAAATTAACTATCCATAGGGATAAGTTAGAGGTCCATAGGGCATTGGAGGATGGCTATGAAATAATAGAGATGAAACTGCCAGCCCTTCTGACAGCGGTAAAAGAGTTAAATGAACCAAGATATCCTTCAATAGAAGGAATATTTGATGCCTATGGAGAGAAACAAGTGGAGGTATGGCGTGCTAAGGATTTACAAGTAGATCCTAATCACATTGGTTTAAAGGGGTCCCCTACCCAAGTAAAAAAATCCTTTACCCCTGAGGCAAAGGGAAAGGGTGAAATGTTAAAGGGAAACGGTAAAGACGTTGTTATACAGTTACTGATGAATTTAAAGAAAAAGCATATTATATAG
- a CDS encoding electron transfer flavoprotein subunit alpha, with translation MAVKIVDEMCKGCTLCVGACPFGAIEMQEGIAVINEQCTNCGVCIDTCNFEAILQEKEEKEVKDISSYKGVWVFAEQRQGILQPVAIELLGEGRKIADEIGVELAAVLLGDNVKYLEKQLIAYGADKVYLCEDRELKEYTTDGYTKVLSQMINTYKPEIVLVGATHIGRDLAPRIAARINTGLTADCTKLEVDTEDKKLLQTRPAFGGNIMATIICPNHRPQMATVRSGVMTKAKKDEARRGEVITVAADLKQEDIRTKVIEIIKQQKSIANIQEAEVIVAGGRGLGKKEGFQLLEKLANKLGGVVGASRAVVDLDWIDHDYQVGQTGKTVRPRLYIACGISGAIQHLAGMQGAECIVAINKNPDAPIFKIADYGIVGDVYEILPLLIDTLEKEDIEEILFQEVAAARA, from the coding sequence ATGGCCGTAAAAATAGTAGATGAAATGTGTAAAGGATGTACATTATGTGTGGGGGCTTGTCCCTTTGGTGCTATTGAAATGCAGGAAGGAATAGCTGTAATTAATGAACAGTGTACCAATTGCGGTGTTTGTATAGATACCTGTAACTTTGAAGCAATTCTTCAAGAAAAAGAAGAAAAAGAAGTAAAGGATATAAGTAGTTATAAGGGTGTATGGGTTTTTGCAGAACAAAGACAAGGTATATTACAACCAGTTGCTATAGAATTATTAGGTGAGGGTCGTAAAATAGCTGATGAAATTGGTGTGGAACTGGCTGCTGTTTTACTGGGGGATAATGTAAAATATCTAGAAAAACAGTTAATTGCCTATGGTGCTGATAAGGTTTATCTATGTGAAGATAGAGAATTAAAGGAATATACAACCGATGGCTATACAAAAGTTCTATCCCAAATGATTAATACCTATAAACCCGAAATTGTATTGGTGGGAGCTACCCATATCGGAAGAGATCTAGCTCCCAGAATAGCAGCACGAATTAACACAGGGTTAACTGCTGACTGTACGAAGCTAGAGGTGGACACTGAGGACAAAAAACTATTACAAACAAGACCAGCCTTTGGAGGAAATATTATGGCCACCATTATATGTCCCAACCATAGACCTCAAATGGCAACAGTAAGGTCTGGGGTAATGACGAAGGCTAAAAAGGATGAAGCGAGAAGGGGTGAAGTAATCACTGTAGCTGCTGATTTAAAGCAGGAAGATATTCGAACAAAGGTGATAGAGATTATAAAACAGCAGAAATCTATTGCAAATATTCAAGAAGCAGAGGTTATTGTTGCTGGTGGTAGAGGCTTAGGAAAAAAAGAAGGCTTTCAGCTTTTGGAAAAACTGGCAAATAAACTTGGCGGTGTGGTAGGTGCTTCTAGGGCAGTGGTGGATTTAGATTGGATTGATCATGACTATCAGGTAGGACAAACTGGAAAGACAGTAAGACCAAGACTATATATCGCCTGTGGTATTTCTGGAGCCATACAACATTTAGCGGGAATGCAGGGGGCTGAGTGTATTGTGGCTATCAACAAAAATCCAGATGCTCCTATATTTAAAATTGCCGATTATGGTATAGTAGGAGATGTATATGAAATTCTACCTCTACTGATAGATACATTAGAAAAAGAAGATATAGAGGAAATTCTTTTTCAAGAGGTGGCAGCAGCGAGGGCTTAG
- a CDS encoding MarR family winged helix-turn-helix transcriptional regulator → MRNYYQQIHEYLLKLIKNILSYDKKGLQVKGIDLSLLELLIIKELGGEKEKKMFEVIDALGIDRNSFVTLINKLQQQQYIIKTKSEEDKRVHLLSLSSKGEELLEEIEDKEKELLYSLLNDFSFNEEKAVLKFLVKLDMLKKDKHKEKENDI, encoded by the coding sequence ATGAGAAATTATTATCAGCAAATTCACGAATATTTATTAAAGTTAATAAAAAATATTCTTTCATATGATAAAAAGGGACTTCAAGTAAAAGGAATAGATCTGTCTCTTTTAGAATTGCTAATAATTAAAGAACTGGGAGGGGAAAAGGAAAAGAAGATGTTCGAGGTGATTGATGCCTTGGGTATTGACCGTAATTCTTTTGTAACCCTTATCAATAAACTTCAACAGCAGCAGTATATTATAAAAACCAAGTCAGAAGAAGATAAAAGAGTACATTTGTTAAGCTTATCTTCTAAGGGTGAGGAATTATTAGAGGAAATTGAGGATAAGGAAAAGGAACTTCTCTATTCTCTATTAAATGATTTTTCCTTTAATGAAGAAAAAGCAGTACTGAAATTTTTAGTAAAGCTAGACATGCTAAAAAAAGATAAGCATAAGGAGAAGGAAAATGATATATAA
- a CDS encoding 4Fe-4S binding protein translates to MAYKITDACISCGACEPECPVDVISAGDDIYVIDQDGCIDCGACANVCPVDAPIPE, encoded by the coding sequence ATGGCATATAAAATTACTGATGCTTGTATTAGCTGTGGAGCATGTGAACCAGAATGTCCAGTAGATGTTATTTCAGCAGGAGATGATATCTATGTAATCGATCAAGATGGATGCATTGATTGTGGTGCTTGTGCTAACGTATGTCCTGTAGATGCACCTATTCCAGAGTAA
- a CDS encoding Asp23/Gls24 family envelope stress response protein, protein MRVIVLVGTSGTGKSYQAMHVAKAKNIKYIIDDGLLIKENKVLAGYSAKREKSKMAAIKRALFIDNNHRLEVKQAIDKENPEGILILGTSEKMVYSIAQTLELGDVTEKIYIEDIATEEDIKTAKKSRKKEGKHIIPVPTFEIKKEFSGYFLNPLKVFKRMGRDETQEAEKSVVRPTFSYLGKYTISDRVVRELIFYAANKIIGIYKIDHVDITNTQEGLTIELEVKIVYGNPIRALMERLQEQVKYEVEEMTSFNIISVNVDVKSLVICD, encoded by the coding sequence ATGAGGGTTATTGTATTGGTGGGTACCAGTGGAACAGGTAAAAGCTATCAAGCTATGCATGTGGCTAAAGCAAAAAATATTAAATATATTATTGATGATGGGCTTTTAATTAAAGAAAACAAAGTTTTGGCAGGGTATTCTGCAAAAAGGGAAAAATCAAAGATGGCGGCAATAAAAAGAGCTCTTTTTATTGATAACAATCATCGACTAGAAGTTAAACAAGCCATTGATAAAGAAAATCCTGAAGGAATATTGATTTTAGGAACTTCAGAAAAAATGGTTTATTCCATTGCCCAAACCTTGGAGCTTGGGGATGTGACAGAAAAGATTTATATAGAGGATATTGCTACGGAAGAGGATATTAAAACTGCTAAAAAAAGTCGTAAAAAGGAAGGAAAGCATATTATCCCGGTACCAACCTTTGAAATTAAAAAGGAATTTTCTGGATATTTCCTAAACCCCTTAAAGGTATTCAAGAGGATGGGCAGAGACGAAACCCAAGAAGCAGAAAAATCTGTCGTAAGACCTACCTTTAGTTACTTAGGGAAGTATACCATATCCGACAGGGTGGTTCGGGAATTAATTTTCTATGCTGCCAATAAAATTATAGGCATATATAAAATAGACCATGTAGATATCACTAATACCCAAGAGGGCTTGACTATTGAGCTGGAGGTAAAAATTGTTTATGGCAATCCTATTAGAGCCCTAATGGAACGGTTGCAGGAGCAGGTAAAGTATGAGGTTGAAGAGATGACATCCTTTAATATTATTAGTGTCAATGTAGATGTAAAAAGTTTGGTAATATGCGATTAA
- a CDS encoding Glu/Leu/Phe/Val family dehydrogenase: protein MGEKHINVFETAQKQVKQACDKLGTDPAVYEILKNPMRVLEVAVPVKMDDGTVKSFIGYRAQHNDAIGPFKGGIRFHPDVNLDEVKALSTWMTFKCGVVGVPYGGGKGGITVNPSELSQGELERLSRGFTRAIAPIIGEKVDIPAPDVNTNGQIMAWMVDEYHKATGDFQPGVLTGKPVSFYGSLARTEATGYGVAIMARDAAKKINLPLEEATVALQGFGNVGSYAALYIAEMGAKVVAVSDASGCIINKNGLDVPALAEYVKEHKIVKDFPGAEEVIDRNEVFALNVDILMPCALENQITAENAVNIKAKIISEGANGPTTLDADKILDERGIVVVPDILANAGGVTVSYFEWVQNLMRYSWTFEEVQEKQSQLMEKAFNEIWALKEEHGVNMRVAAYMMSIKRVADAMKLRGWY, encoded by the coding sequence ATGGGGGAAAAACACATCAATGTATTTGAAACGGCTCAAAAGCAGGTGAAGCAGGCATGTGACAAGCTAGGAACAGATCCAGCGGTATATGAGATTTTAAAAAATCCAATGAGAGTATTGGAAGTAGCGGTTCCTGTTAAAATGGACGATGGCACAGTGAAAAGTTTCATTGGCTACAGGGCGCAGCACAATGATGCTATAGGGCCTTTTAAAGGTGGTATTAGATTTCATCCAGATGTAAACCTGGACGAGGTAAAAGCTCTTTCTACATGGATGACATTTAAATGTGGTGTAGTTGGTGTTCCATATGGTGGAGGTAAAGGTGGAATTACTGTAAATCCATCGGAATTATCCCAAGGAGAATTAGAAAGATTATCAAGAGGATTTACTAGAGCTATTGCTCCAATCATCGGAGAAAAAGTGGATATTCCGGCACCAGACGTAAATACAAACGGTCAAATTATGGCTTGGATGGTAGACGAATATCACAAAGCTACTGGTGATTTCCAACCTGGAGTACTTACAGGAAAGCCTGTATCCTTCTATGGTTCATTAGCAAGAACAGAAGCAACTGGATATGGTGTGGCCATTATGGCGAGAGATGCTGCTAAGAAAATTAATTTACCATTAGAAGAAGCAACAGTTGCTCTTCAAGGCTTTGGTAATGTAGGTAGTTATGCGGCTTTATATATTGCAGAAATGGGAGCTAAGGTAGTTGCGGTTTCTGATGCCTCTGGATGTATCATAAACAAAAATGGTCTTGATGTACCGGCATTAGCAGAATATGTAAAAGAACACAAGATTGTAAAAGACTTCCCAGGAGCTGAAGAAGTAATAGATAGAAATGAAGTTTTTGCATTAAATGTAGATATCTTAATGCCATGTGCTTTAGAAAATCAAATTACAGCAGAAAATGCTGTTAATATTAAGGCTAAAATCATCAGTGAAGGTGCTAATGGACCTACAACATTAGATGCAGATAAAATTCTAGACGAAAGAGGCATCGTTGTAGTACCAGATATTTTAGCAAATGCTGGTGGTGTTACAGTATCCTATTTTGAGTGGGTACAAAACCTAATGAGATATTCTTGGACCTTTGAAGAAGTTCAAGAAAAGCAATCTCAATTAATGGAAAAAGCCTTCAATGAAATTTGGGCATTAAAAGAAGAGCATGGGGTAAACATGAGGGTAGCGGCTTACATGATGTCTATCAAGCGTGTTGCTGATGCTATGAAGTTAAGAGGCTGGTACTAG
- a CDS encoding pseudouridine-5'-phosphate glycosidase has protein sequence MATIKEIPKDKSLEANIPLVYSNDRVGTQFTLDFGKVAGNL, from the coding sequence TTGGCAACGATTAAGGAAATACCAAAGGATAAAAGCCTAGAGGCGAATATACCGCTAGTTTATAGTAATGATAGAGTAGGAACCCAGTTTACGTTGGATTTTGGAAAAGTTGCTGGGAATTTGTAG